One region of Roseicitreum antarcticum genomic DNA includes:
- a CDS encoding LysR family transcriptional regulator gives MDRLTEMEAFAMVVDQGGFTDAARKMGISKSAVSKHVSALETRLGARLLNRTTRRVSPTDIGLAYYDRARRVLNDAGEADSLVTAMQSAPSGLLRMSVPTDFGTTLLSPMLGPFLQSYPDISVNMVLKNRYVELISEGFDMAIRIGDLADSSLRARKFAEASYRMIAAPSYLQAHGRPMRIDDLNEHRLLHYSNQASNNVWKIIAPSGETRQVRCEGWLTVNDGQSLLNAAVDGLGIAYLPSYLYHDALKTGQVVDVIPDLPKDIKGVYAVYPPGRYTQPKVRAFIDYLAIRFSGIGPDTW, from the coding sequence ATGGACAGACTGACCGAGATGGAGGCCTTCGCAATGGTCGTCGACCAGGGCGGATTCACCGATGCAGCGCGCAAGATGGGCATTTCCAAATCCGCAGTGTCCAAGCACGTCTCGGCGCTGGAAACCCGGCTTGGCGCGCGGCTCCTGAACCGCACCACCCGCCGCGTCAGCCCCACCGACATCGGCCTTGCCTATTACGACCGTGCACGCCGCGTGCTCAATGACGCGGGCGAGGCCGACAGCCTGGTCACCGCGATGCAATCCGCCCCCTCGGGCCTGTTGCGCATGTCCGTGCCGACAGATTTCGGCACCACGCTGCTGTCGCCGATGCTGGGGCCCTTCTTGCAATCCTACCCCGACATCAGCGTGAACATGGTGCTGAAGAACCGCTATGTGGAACTGATCTCGGAAGGGTTCGACATGGCGATCCGCATCGGTGATCTGGCCGATTCCAGCCTGCGCGCCCGCAAATTCGCCGAAGCCAGCTACCGCATGATCGCTGCACCCAGCTACCTTCAGGCCCATGGCCGCCCCATGCGCATCGACGATCTGAACGAACACCGGCTGCTGCATTATTCCAACCAGGCCAGCAACAACGTGTGGAAGATCATCGCACCCTCGGGGGAAACCCGGCAGGTGCGCTGCGAAGGCTGGCTGACGGTGAATGACGGACAATCGCTGCTCAACGCTGCGGTGGACGGCCTGGGCATCGCCTATCTGCCCAGCTATCTGTACCATGACGCGCTGAAGACCGGGCAGGTGGTCGATGTGATCCCCGACCTGCCAAAGGACATCAAGGGCGTCTATGCCGTCTATCCGCCGGGCCGCTACACGCAGCCAAAGGTGCGCGCCTTCATCGACTATCTGGCGATCAGGTTTTCCGGCATCGGCCCCGACACCTGGTAG
- the phoB gene encoding phosphate regulon transcriptional regulator PhoB: MASFDTPALILVVDDEPAQRAMLTYNLEAAGYRTVTAADGEEALLVVQEQRPDLILLDWMLPHLSGIEVCRQIKSRLDTREIPVIMVSARSDEPDRVQGLETGADDYVVKPYSISELLARLRANLRRTRPAAADQVLTHEDLKLDPERHMVTRADKPLKLGPTEYRLLETFMERPGRVWSREKLLDRVWGQDIYVDTRTVDVHIGRLRKALCVHGGGDPIRTVRGAGYALG; encoded by the coding sequence ATGGCAAGTTTTGACACCCCGGCCCTGATCCTTGTGGTCGATGACGAGCCTGCACAACGGGCGATGCTGACCTATAACCTGGAAGCCGCGGGCTACCGCACCGTGACCGCTGCCGATGGCGAAGAGGCGTTGCTGGTGGTGCAAGAACAGCGGCCCGACCTGATCTTGCTGGACTGGATGTTGCCGCATCTGTCGGGCATCGAGGTCTGTCGCCAGATCAAGTCGCGGCTGGACACGCGGGAAATTCCCGTCATCATGGTCTCTGCCCGCAGCGACGAACCCGACCGGGTGCAGGGGCTGGAAACCGGGGCGGATGATTATGTGGTAAAGCCCTATTCGATCAGCGAATTGCTGGCCCGGCTGCGCGCGAACCTGCGGCGCACGCGCCCGGCGGCGGCCGATCAGGTGCTGACCCATGAAGACCTGAAGCTGGACCCCGAACGCCATATGGTGACGCGCGCGGACAAGCCGCTGAAGCTGGGCCCGACGGAATACCGCCTGCTGGAGACCTTCATGGAGCGTCCCGGCCGTGTCTGGAGCCGGGAAAAGCTGCTGGACCGGGTGTGGGGGCAGGATATTTACGTCGATACCCGCACGGTGGACGTGCATATCGGGCGATTGCGCAAGGCGCTGTGTGTGCACGGCGGCGGCGACCCGATCCGCACGGTGCGCGGCGCGGGTTACGCGCTGGGCTGA
- the phoU gene encoding phosphate signaling complex protein PhoU encodes MPAPHILSVFDQDMDRLQAQILSMGGLVEEAIRDAALALETRDDELAARVVEGDKKIDALEEDINTAVVRVLALRSPAAGDLRTVITVMKVAGDLERLGDYAKNLGKRVPILAQAHRVEGAAASIKRLAKSVRLMLKDALDGYARKDLDLVRDVLQRDVEVDQMTNALFREFLTHMMEDPRSITSCMHLLFISKNLERMGDHVTEICEQIIYLETGTRPEARPKGTSTAQVDVPYPGSRT; translated from the coding sequence ATGCCAGCACCCCACATACTCAGCGTGTTCGATCAGGACATGGACCGGCTTCAGGCGCAGATCCTGAGCATGGGCGGACTGGTCGAAGAGGCGATCCGCGATGCGGCGCTGGCGCTGGAAACCCGTGACGATGAACTTGCCGCCCGCGTGGTTGAGGGTGACAAGAAGATCGATGCGCTGGAAGAAGACATCAACACTGCCGTGGTGCGGGTGCTGGCGCTGCGCAGCCCTGCTGCGGGCGACCTGCGCACGGTGATTACCGTGATGAAGGTCGCGGGCGACCTGGAGCGCCTGGGCGATTACGCGAAGAACCTGGGCAAGCGGGTGCCGATCCTGGCGCAAGCGCACCGGGTCGAAGGGGCGGCGGCTTCCATCAAGCGGCTGGCGAAATCTGTGCGGCTGATGCTGAAGGATGCGCTGGATGGCTATGCGCGCAAGGATCTGGACCTTGTGCGCGATGTGTTGCAACGCGATGTAGAGGTCGATCAGATGACCAACGCGCTGTTTCGGGAATTTCTGACGCATATGATGGAAGACCCAAGGTCGATCACCAGCTGCATGCATCTGTTGTTCATCTCGAAGAACCTGGAGCGGATGGGCGACCATGTGACCGAGATCTGTGAACAGATCATTTATCTGGAAACCGGCACGCGGCCCGAGGCGCGGCCCAAGGGCACCTCGACCGCGCAGGTCGACGTTCCCTATCCGGGCAGCAGGACCTGA
- a CDS encoding ATP-binding protein: MAIPGPVLLVGEDQRIMTANDAASETLGPNLAGQSVYAIIRQPDATRAFEAIRDANTSGTEARFIQTTPTGETIFRMVLRKLQPKSGARVTLATFVDISHIEEAEQMRRDFVANVSHELRSPLTVLGGFIETLQTAARDDVEARLRFLDIMAKEAQRMNRIVDDLLSLSNVEANEKVRPRDLIDLSDVIGSTIAALRPQIENNQIRLNYDPATSSHVIRGERDQLIQVFRNLIENAVKYGGSGGTVTIRTREHARMPGFSGPVVIVDVVDTGDGIDSVHLPRLTERFYRVDTHRSREKGGTGLGLAIVKHILNRHRARLSIQSSKGVGSTFSVQLPKDT; encoded by the coding sequence ATGGCCATTCCGGGCCCGGTGCTGCTGGTTGGTGAGGATCAGCGCATCATGACGGCCAACGATGCCGCGTCCGAAACGCTGGGCCCGAATCTGGCAGGGCAGTCGGTCTATGCGATCATCCGCCAGCCTGATGCGACCCGGGCATTTGAGGCGATCCGCGATGCGAACACCTCTGGCACCGAGGCGCGCTTCATCCAGACCACCCCCACGGGCGAGACGATCTTTCGCATGGTGCTGCGCAAGCTGCAGCCCAAAAGCGGTGCGCGGGTGACGCTGGCCACCTTCGTGGACATCAGCCATATCGAGGAAGCCGAGCAGATGCGCCGCGACTTCGTGGCGAATGTCAGCCATGAATTGCGATCGCCCCTGACGGTGCTGGGCGGTTTCATCGAGACATTGCAGACCGCTGCGCGCGATGATGTCGAGGCGCGGCTGCGGTTTCTGGACATCATGGCCAAGGAAGCGCAGCGGATGAACCGCATCGTCGATGACCTGTTGTCGCTGTCGAATGTCGAGGCAAACGAGAAGGTACGCCCGCGCGATCTGATCGACCTGTCCGATGTCATCGGCTCGACCATCGCGGCGCTGCGTCCGCAGATCGAAAACAACCAGATCCGGCTGAATTATGATCCTGCCACCAGTTCGCACGTTATCCGGGGCGAACGCGACCAGTTGATCCAGGTGTTCCGCAACCTGATCGAGAATGCGGTGAAATATGGCGGGTCAGGCGGGACGGTGACGATCCGCACGCGGGAACATGCGCGGATGCCGGGGTTCAGCGGCCCGGTGGTGATTGTGGATGTGGTGGATACCGGCGACGGGATCGATTCGGTCCACCTGCCGCGCCTCACCGAACGGTTCTACCGGGTGGATACCCACCGCTCACGCGAGAAGGGCGGCACCGGGCTGGGCCTTGCCATCGTCAAACACATCCTGAACCGCCACCGCGCCCGGCTGAGCATCCAGAGCAGCAAGGGCGTGGGCAGTACCTTCAGCGTGCAACTGCCGAAAGACACATGA
- the murD gene encoding UDP-N-acetylmuramoyl-L-alanine--D-glutamate ligase translates to MIPVQGFEGRRVAVLGLGRSGMATCAALSAGGAEVLAWDDSPESRARAEAADIVLHDLTREDWAFIAVLIVSPGIPHLYPHPNPIIAQAMMAGVPVDNDIGLFFASFATEETAEFDQPPKVVAVTGSNGKSTTTALIHHILQVAGRPVQMAGNIGTGVLSIDPPMDGEVVVLELSSYQTDLARALTPDVAVFTNLTPDHLDRHGGMGGYFAAKRRLFAEGGPDRAVIGVDEPEGVYLASQLGQAPEDARVIRISSGQKLAGPGWNIFARKGFLAEFRRGKQVAAIDLRTMPGLPGAHNHQNACAAYAVARSLGLAPKLIETALATFAGLPHRSQLVGERDGVRFVNDSKATNVDSAAKALQAFTKIRWIAGGLGKEGGISALQPHLGAVAKAYLIGHSAREFALQLGDTPHAICETMAQAVALAAAEAEAGDVVLLAPAAASFDQYPDFEKRGEDFVAQVGAVLAGA, encoded by the coding sequence ATGATACCAGTTCAAGGGTTTGAAGGACGCCGCGTCGCGGTTCTGGGGCTGGGAAGGTCCGGAATGGCGACCTGCGCGGCGCTGAGCGCGGGCGGGGCCGAGGTGTTGGCATGGGACGACAGCCCGGAATCCCGCGCACGGGCCGAGGCTGCGGACATCGTGCTGCACGACCTGACGCGGGAGGACTGGGCGTTTATCGCGGTGCTGATCGTGAGCCCCGGTATCCCGCATCTGTACCCCCACCCGAACCCGATCATCGCGCAGGCGATGATGGCGGGGGTGCCGGTGGACAACGACATCGGCCTGTTTTTCGCAAGCTTTGCCACTGAGGAAACCGCCGAATTCGACCAGCCGCCCAAGGTGGTTGCGGTCACCGGATCAAACGGGAAATCCACCACAACGGCGCTGATTCATCATATATTACAAGTCGCTGGCCGCCCGGTGCAGATGGCCGGGAACATCGGGACCGGGGTGCTTTCCATTGATCCGCCGATGGATGGTGAGGTCGTGGTGCTGGAGCTGTCCAGCTATCAGACCGACCTTGCGCGCGCGCTGACGCCCGATGTCGCCGTGTTCACCAACCTGACGCCCGATCATCTGGACCGGCACGGCGGGATGGGGGGGTATTTTGCTGCAAAACGCCGCTTGTTTGCCGAAGGTGGGCCTGACCGCGCGGTGATCGGCGTGGATGAACCCGAGGGGGTCTACCTTGCATCGCAACTGGGTCAAGCCCCTGAAGATGCACGGGTAATTCGCATCAGCTCGGGTCAGAAACTGGCAGGGCCGGGCTGGAACATCTTTGCGCGCAAGGGGTTTTTGGCAGAGTTCCGGCGCGGCAAGCAGGTCGCGGCGATTGATCTGCGCACCATGCCCGGCCTGCCCGGCGCGCATAATCATCAAAATGCCTGCGCCGCATATGCGGTCGCGCGCAGCCTGGGGCTGGCCCCCAAACTGATTGAAACGGCGCTGGCGACATTCGCAGGGTTGCCGCACCGCAGCCAGTTGGTGGGTGAGCGTGACGGCGTGCGGTTTGTGAATGACAGCAAGGCCACGAATGTGGACAGTGCCGCCAAGGCATTGCAGGCATTCACAAAAATCCGCTGGATCGCGGGGGGATTGGGCAAGGAAGGCGGTATTTCTGCGCTGCAACCGCACCTTGGTGCGGTGGCGAAGGCCTATCTGATCGGCCATTCTGCGCGGGAATTTGCCCTGCAACTGGGCGATACGCCGCACGCGATTTGCGAGACGATGGCGCAGGCCGTGGCGTTGGCGGCGGCCGAGGCCGAGGCCGGGGACGTGGTGTTGCTGGCGCCTGCTGCGGCCAGTTTCGATCAGTATCCTGACTTTGAAAAGCGCGGCGAGGATTTTGTAGCGCAGGTCGGGGCGGTATTGGCGGGGGCGTGA
- a CDS encoding UbiH/UbiF family hydroxylase, producing MVRETVDVVVSGGGVAGLAAAAVFGTAGYSVVCVDPAPPVTDRQADGADLRTTAFLQPSVQILKDAGLWDRLSPFATPLQVMRIVDAGGVVPEPRVTHDFDAADISDQPFGWNLPNWLLRREMVAHLRTLPNVGFHAGVGTVRLTTRQSEALVTLTDGATLRARLLIAADGRASPMRQALGIDVKTTRYGQKALAFAVTHPRPHNNVSTEVHRSGGPFTLVPLPDHEGQPCSAVVWMETGQEVARLLALPTEVFTAEMNTRSCQVLGPLTLASKLTTWPIISQIADQFYGERTALVAEAAHVVPPIGAQGLNMSLGDIGTLLAVSTPETLGDADSLRAYHRRRWPEVRARIAGVDLLNRASMVGGQALRDARATALNALYSAAPVRKTLMQLGMGMRRA from the coding sequence ATGGTGCGGGAAACGGTCGATGTGGTGGTTTCGGGTGGCGGTGTTGCCGGGTTGGCCGCAGCAGCTGTATTCGGAACGGCGGGGTATTCGGTAGTTTGCGTAGATCCTGCGCCTCCGGTGACCGACCGGCAGGCCGACGGTGCCGACCTGCGCACCACCGCCTTTCTGCAACCCAGTGTGCAGATCCTGAAAGACGCGGGATTGTGGGACCGACTGTCGCCCTTCGCTACGCCCTTGCAGGTCATGCGGATCGTGGATGCGGGCGGTGTGGTGCCGGAACCGCGCGTGACCCATGATTTTGATGCGGCCGATATCTCGGATCAGCCGTTTGGCTGGAACCTGCCCAACTGGCTGTTGCGGCGCGAGATGGTGGCACATCTGCGCACGCTGCCCAATGTTGGGTTCCACGCGGGTGTCGGCACTGTCCGGCTGACCACCCGACAGTCCGAGGCGCTGGTCACCCTGACCGATGGCGCGACCCTGCGCGCGCGGCTTTTAATCGCGGCGGACGGACGGGCGTCACCCATGCGGCAAGCCCTTGGGATTGACGTGAAAACAACGCGCTACGGCCAGAAGGCGCTGGCCTTTGCCGTGACGCACCCGCGCCCCCACAACAACGTCTCGACCGAGGTGCATCGCTCTGGTGGGCCGTTCACGTTGGTGCCCTTGCCGGATCATGAGGGGCAACCGTGCTCTGCCGTTGTCTGGATGGAAACGGGGCAAGAGGTTGCGCGCCTGTTGGCCCTGCCGACTGAGGTGTTCACCGCCGAGATGAATACGCGGTCCTGCCAGGTATTGGGGCCTTTGACGCTGGCCTCAAAGCTGACAACATGGCCTATCATCAGCCAGATCGCGGACCAGTTCTACGGCGAGCGTACCGCCCTGGTGGCCGAGGCCGCGCATGTCGTACCGCCGATCGGGGCGCAGGGGCTGAACATGAGCCTTGGAGATATCGGCACGCTGCTGGCGGTGTCGACGCCTGAAACCCTTGGCGATGCTGACAGCCTGCGCGCCTATCATCGCCGCCGCTGGCCCGAGGTTCGGGCGCGGATTGCCGGGGTGGACCTGTTGAACCGCGCCTCTATGGTGGGCGGGCAGGCGCTGCGCGATGCGCGCGCGACGGCGCTGAACGCGCTTTACTCTGCGGCGCCGGTGCGCAAGACGCTGATGCAACTGGGCATGGGCATGCGCCGTGCGTGA
- a CDS encoding pyrimidine 5'-nucleotidase: MIAQQFNHVGSWVFDLDNTLYPPHSRLFDQIDQRMTAYIMQTLGVDRAQASKLRLEYWRDYGTTLAGLMRLHDIDPVPYMAWVHDIDFTALTPDPALRARIAALPGRRIVFTNGSAPYAIRVLEGRGLAGLFDAVYGVEHAGYLPKPERAAFEAIFAADQLDSTRAAMFEDDPRNLSAPHAMGMRTVHVAPAPSPAPHIEYHTNDLTDFLSRLTA; the protein is encoded by the coding sequence ATGATCGCACAGCAGTTCAACCATGTCGGGTCCTGGGTGTTCGACCTCGACAACACCCTCTACCCGCCGCATTCCCGGCTGTTCGACCAGATCGACCAGCGGATGACGGCCTATATCATGCAGACACTGGGCGTGGACCGGGCGCAGGCGTCCAAGCTGCGGCTGGAATACTGGCGCGACTATGGCACCACGCTGGCCGGGCTGATGCGGCTGCATGACATAGACCCGGTGCCCTACATGGCGTGGGTGCATGACATTGATTTCACAGCACTTACCCCAGACCCTGCGCTGCGTGCGCGCATCGCAGCGCTGCCGGGGCGGCGGATCGTGTTCACCAACGGCTCGGCCCCCTATGCCATTCGCGTGCTGGAGGGGCGGGGCCTCGCGGGGTTGTTTGACGCTGTGTACGGGGTGGAACACGCGGGCTACCTGCCAAAGCCGGAGCGCGCAGCATTCGAGGCGATCTTTGCCGCTGACCAGCTCGACAGCACCCGCGCCGCGATGTTCGAGGATGACCCCCGCAACCTGAGCGCGCCGCATGCGATGGGGATGCGCACGGTGCATGTCGCCCCTGCGCCCAGCCCTGCGCCGCATATCGAATACCATACCAACGACTTGACGGATTTTTTATCTCGATTGACTGCGTGA
- a CDS encoding GntR family transcriptional regulator, with protein sequence MPDQKNTQSDAYSLILEAIDIGVYRPGDRLVESELAERLGVSRTPVREALQRLETQSLLTRDGRSLIVASLDHNQLAELYIVRSELEGLAARLAARHASAEEIRVLRGMVQDDRQLLNDPQALSRANRRFHKQIHLASHNRFLVQQLDLVHRSMALLATTSLAAEGRGQATLAEHHTIVEAIAKGDGDLAYDTLREHISKAFETRLKLDAASASRYSL encoded by the coding sequence ATGCCCGACCAGAAAAATACCCAATCTGACGCCTATTCGCTGATTCTGGAGGCGATCGACATCGGCGTGTACCGGCCCGGCGACCGGCTGGTGGAATCCGAACTGGCAGAGCGCTTGGGCGTGTCGCGCACCCCGGTCCGCGAGGCGTTGCAACGGCTGGAAACCCAATCCTTGCTGACGCGGGACGGGCGGTCACTGATCGTCGCATCGCTGGATCATAATCAATTGGCGGAATTGTATATTGTCCGGTCCGAACTGGAAGGGCTGGCCGCGCGTCTGGCCGCGCGCCACGCCAGCGCCGAGGAAATCCGCGTGCTGCGCGGCATGGTGCAGGACGACCGGCAGTTACTCAACGATCCGCAGGCGCTGAGCCGCGCGAACCGCCGGTTTCACAAGCAGATCCACCTAGCTTCGCACAACCGGTTTCTGGTGCAACAACTGGATCTGGTGCACCGGTCGATGGCGCTGCTGGCCACGACCTCGCTGGCCGCCGAGGGGCGCGGGCAAGCGACGCTGGCGGAACATCACACCATTGTCGAGGCGATTGCCAAGGGCGATGGCGATCTGGCCTATGACACGCTGCGCGAGCATATTTCCAAGGCGTTCGAGACCCGGCTGAAGCTGGATGCGGCATCGGCAAGCCGGTATTCGTTGTAA
- a CDS encoding glycosyltransferase family 2 protein — protein sequence MGSSRAVHQVAQGGTSAAPGVLPNAPRHRLGQLLLDMGVLRPGDLLRALVLQSRQDAMLGDVLLAHGMITDAQLTEALARQFDVAVVNPLADLADPRLIDRLGPTRCLAMGCLPWRRAGAVTVIACTRPDQFALNRDALTAVFGPVAMVLIAGPHLHTALLQTRRSALRLLAENCVAPSESCRNWQASKARAWGLGVAALAVTTLIYSPLLVFSILVVVAMVTLVLSMGLKVAALVAHLRAARHAAPRSMMRAAVAGGSAHLPVISIMVPLHREEDVIPRLLARLSKLSYPVELLDVLLVVEERDATTHHALAGQTLPRWARIITVPHATLKTKPRALNFALAFAKGSIIGVYDAEDAPEADQLYLVARRFAAADPTLACLQGMLDFYNPATNWLSRCFTIEYAAWFRVILPGLERLGLVLPLGGTTLFFRRDILDKLGGWDAHNVTEDADLGIRLARHGYRTELLASTTFEEANCHVIPWIKQRSRWLKGYAITYAVHMRDPKRLLAQLGWWRFGGLQVLLLGTLVQFVLTPVLWSFWLLLFGLGHPFDGILPFPLAFGLAALFLLSETANLTVNLVALRQRHHRALRIWALSLHFYFPLAALAAYKGLWELMSSPFYWDKTTHGKYAAVTEGAPSDAAAPIDTA from the coding sequence ATGGGCAGTTCACGCGCAGTTCATCAGGTGGCGCAGGGCGGCACATCGGCGGCACCTGGTGTCCTGCCCAATGCGCCCCGCCACAGGCTGGGCCAGCTATTGCTGGATATGGGCGTGCTTCGGCCCGGCGATCTGTTGCGGGCGCTGGTCTTGCAGTCCCGGCAGGACGCAATGCTGGGCGACGTGCTGCTGGCGCATGGCATGATTACCGATGCGCAACTGACCGAAGCACTGGCACGTCAATTTGACGTGGCCGTGGTGAACCCGCTCGCAGATCTTGCTGACCCGCGGCTGATCGACCGTCTGGGACCGACGCGCTGTCTCGCGATGGGCTGCCTGCCTTGGCGCCGCGCCGGTGCGGTGACGGTCATCGCCTGCACCCGCCCGGATCAATTTGCCTTAAATCGCGATGCGCTTACGGCCGTTTTCGGCCCGGTCGCAATGGTCTTGATTGCCGGGCCGCACCTGCATACTGCGCTGCTGCAGACCCGGCGCAGCGCGCTGCGCCTGCTGGCCGAAAACTGTGTGGCGCCGTCGGAAAGCTGCCGGAACTGGCAGGCCAGCAAGGCCCGCGCCTGGGGTCTAGGGGTGGCGGCGTTGGCGGTAACGACACTGATCTATTCGCCGTTGCTGGTTTTTTCGATCCTCGTCGTGGTGGCGATGGTCACGCTGGTGCTGTCGATGGGGCTGAAGGTTGCCGCACTCGTGGCGCATCTGCGCGCCGCGCGCCACGCAGCACCGCGCAGCATGATGCGCGCTGCGGTCGCGGGTGGCAGCGCCCACTTACCAGTCATCAGCATCATGGTGCCCCTGCACCGGGAGGAAGATGTCATTCCCCGCCTGCTGGCCCGTCTGTCAAAACTCTCATATCCCGTTGAGTTACTGGATGTTCTGTTGGTGGTCGAGGAACGCGATGCGACCACCCATCACGCGCTTGCCGGACAGACATTGCCCCGCTGGGCGCGCATCATCACCGTCCCCCATGCCACGTTGAAAACCAAACCGCGTGCGCTGAACTTCGCCCTGGCCTTTGCCAAAGGGTCGATAATTGGCGTCTATGACGCTGAAGACGCGCCCGAGGCCGATCAACTGTACCTCGTGGCGCGCCGCTTTGCTGCGGCTGATCCGACCCTTGCCTGCCTCCAGGGCATGCTGGACTTCTACAACCCGGCGACGAACTGGCTATCGCGCTGCTTCACCATTGAATATGCGGCATGGTTCCGCGTCATCTTGCCGGGACTGGAGCGGTTGGGCCTCGTGCTGCCCCTCGGTGGTACCACCCTGTTTTTCCGGCGCGACATTCTGGACAAACTCGGTGGCTGGGACGCGCATAACGTGACCGAGGATGCGGATCTTGGCATCCGGCTGGCTCGGCACGGTTATCGCACCGAGTTGCTGGCCTCAACCACGTTCGAGGAAGCAAATTGCCACGTCATTCCCTGGATCAAGCAACGCTCACGCTGGCTGAAGGGCTATGCGATTACCTATGCCGTGCATATGCGCGACCCGAAACGCCTGCTGGCGCAGCTGGGCTGGTGGCGGTTCGGTGGGCTTCAGGTATTGCTGTTGGGGACCTTGGTCCAATTCGTGTTGACCCCGGTGTTGTGGAGCTTCTGGTTGCTTCTCTTCGGGCTGGGCCATCCGTTCGACGGCATTCTGCCGTTCCCCCTTGCCTTCGGCCTCGCGGCGCTTTTTTTGCTGAGCGAGACTGCCAACCTGACGGTCAACCTGGTTGCGCTGCGGCAGCGGCACCACCGCGCCCTGCGGATCTGGGCGCTTAGCCTGCATTTCTATTTCCCGCTGGCCGCGCTGGCCGCCTATAAAGGCCTGTGGGAGCTGATGAGCAGCCCATTTTACTGGGACAAGACCACCCATGGAAAATACGCCGCCGTGACCGAGGGCGCGCCGAGCGATGCCGCCGCGCCCATCGACACTGCCTGA
- the carA gene encoding glutamine-hydrolyzing carbamoyl-phosphate synthase small subunit — translation MPYSPAKPTACLALADGTLFFGKGFGATGDTVAELCFNTAMTGYQEIMTDPSYAGQIVTFTFPHIGNTGVNADDDEAADPVAAGMIVKWDPTVPSNWRSTETLADWMQKRGRICMGGVDTRRLTRAIRRQGAPHVALSHRPDGQFDIAALVAKARAFPGLVGLDLAKDVTCAQSYVWDQQRWAWPSGYTRRVEPGFKVVAIDFGAKRNILRCLASAGCDVTVLPASATAEDVLALRPDGVFLSNGPGDPAATGAYAVPMIQGVMKADIPVFGICLGHQMLALALGAKTIKMNHGHHGANHPVKDVETGKVEITSMNHGFTVDSQTLPAGVLETHVSLFDGSNCGIRVADRPIFSVQYHPEASPGPQDSYYLFERFAAAMAARGAVPA, via the coding sequence ATGCCATATTCGCCCGCCAAACCGACCGCCTGCCTCGCCCTGGCAGATGGCACGCTTTTCTTCGGCAAGGGGTTTGGCGCCACAGGCGACACCGTGGCCGAGCTGTGTTTCAACACAGCAATGACCGGCTACCAGGAAATCATGACCGATCCCAGCTATGCGGGCCAGATCGTGACCTTCACCTTTCCGCATATCGGCAACACCGGCGTCAATGCTGATGATGATGAGGCGGCGGACCCAGTCGCCGCAGGTATGATTGTGAAATGGGACCCGACAGTGCCGTCAAACTGGCGCTCAACCGAAACGCTGGCTGATTGGATGCAAAAGCGCGGCCGGATCTGCATGGGCGGCGTGGATACCCGGCGGCTGACCCGCGCGATCCGCCGGCAGGGCGCGCCTCACGTCGCGCTGTCGCATCGGCCCGACGGGCAGTTCGACATTGCCGCGCTGGTCGCCAAGGCGCGGGCTTTCCCCGGGCTGGTCGGCCTTGATCTGGCAAAGGATGTGACCTGCGCGCAATCGTACGTCTGGGATCAGCAACGCTGGGCTTGGCCCTCGGGCTACACTCGGCGCGTTGAGCCAGGCTTCAAGGTGGTCGCCATCGACTTTGGGGCAAAGCGCAACATCCTGCGTTGTCTTGCCAGCGCCGGTTGCGATGTGACTGTGCTGCCCGCATCGGCCACTGCCGAGGATGTTCTTGCGCTGCGTCCGGACGGGGTTTTCCTGTCGAACGGCCCGGGTGATCCGGCGGCAACCGGCGCCTATGCCGTGCCGATGATCCAGGGCGTGATGAAGGCCGATATTCCGGTCTTCGGCATCTGCCTTGGCCACCAGATGCTGGCACTCGCGCTCGGTGCGAAGACCATCAAGATGAACCACGGCCACCACGGCGCGAACCATCCCGTCAAGGATGTAGAAACCGGTAAGGTCGAGATTACGTCGATGAACCATGGCTTTACGGTGGACAGTCAGACCTTGCCCGCAGGTGTTCTGGAAACCCATGTCTCGCTGTTCGACGGGTCGAACTGCGGCATCCGCGTCGCAGACCGCCCGATTTTCTCGGTGCAATACCACCCCGAGGCCAGTCCCGGGCCGCAAGACAGCTATTACCTGTTCGAGCGTTTTGCCGCCGCCATGGCGGCGCGTGGCGCGGTACCCGCTTAA